The Saprospiraceae bacterium genome includes a window with the following:
- the asnB gene encoding asparagine synthase B has protein sequence MCGIVAIFNIKESNEKMRTQAINMAKKVRHRGPDWSGIYCSDHTILAHERLAIVDPQSGGQPLYTEDGKIVLAVNGEIYNHNDIRTKYDGKYPFLTKSDCEVILALYRDKGPNFIEELNGIFGFALYDIEKDIFLVARDHMGIIPLYHGWDEFGQYYVASELKALEGVCNKIEVFPPGHYYYSPDGAPKKWYTRDWMDYENVKNNKTDIAALRQGLEDAVHRQLMSDVPYGVLLSGGLDSSIISAVAKKFASKRIETQDKSEAWYPQLHSFAVGLKGAPDLIAARKVADHIGSIHHEIHFTIQEGLDAIRDVVYHLETYDITTIRASTPMFLMARVIKSMGIKMVLSGEGSDEIFGGYLYFHKAPNAKALHEETVRKLDKLHLYDNLRANKSLAAWGVEGRVPFLDKEFMDIAMRINPEDKLPGNGRIEKWVLRKAFEDMLPESIAWRQKEQFSDGVGYNWIDTLKDLVQKSVTDEQLATAAFKFPDQTPSSKEEYYYRSIFESHFPSRSAALCVPSVPSVACSSPVALEWDAAFKNMNDPSGRAVKDVHTMT, from the coding sequence ATGTGTGGAATTGTAGCGATCTTTAATATCAAGGAATCCAATGAAAAAATGAGGACTCAGGCCATCAATATGGCTAAAAAAGTGAGGCATCGTGGTCCTGACTGGTCAGGAATTTACTGTAGTGATCACACTATCCTGGCACATGAAAGGTTAGCCATCGTAGATCCACAATCCGGTGGTCAGCCTTTATATACAGAAGATGGAAAAATCGTCCTTGCGGTCAATGGTGAAATTTACAATCATAATGACATCAGGACAAAGTATGATGGGAAATACCCTTTTCTTACAAAATCTGATTGCGAAGTCATACTTGCATTGTACAGAGATAAAGGACCCAATTTTATTGAAGAATTAAATGGAATTTTTGGATTTGCCTTATATGATATAGAAAAAGATATCTTTTTGGTTGCGAGAGACCATATGGGTATCATACCACTCTATCACGGATGGGATGAATTCGGTCAGTATTATGTAGCATCCGAACTCAAAGCTTTGGAAGGTGTGTGCAACAAAATCGAAGTTTTCCCTCCGGGTCATTACTACTACTCCCCGGACGGTGCACCAAAAAAATGGTACACACGTGACTGGATGGATTATGAAAATGTAAAAAATAACAAAACAGATATCGCTGCATTGCGCCAAGGTCTTGAAGACGCTGTGCACAGACAACTGATGAGTGATGTACCTTATGGCGTTTTACTCTCTGGCGGATTGGATTCTTCCATAATTTCTGCCGTGGCAAAAAAATTTGCATCCAAAAGAATAGAGACACAAGATAAATCTGAAGCCTGGTACCCTCAACTTCATTCCTTTGCCGTTGGTTTGAAAGGTGCACCTGACCTTATTGCCGCGAGAAAAGTGGCTGATCATATAGGGTCCATTCATCATGAAATACATTTTACCATTCAAGAAGGTCTTGATGCCATAAGGGATGTGGTTTATCATCTTGAAACTTACGATATCACTACCATTCGGGCTTCCACACCGATGTTTCTCATGGCTCGTGTGATCAAGTCTATGGGTATCAAAATGGTGTTAAGTGGTGAAGGCAGTGATGAAATCTTCGGAGGTTATCTTTATTTTCACAAAGCACCAAATGCAAAAGCATTGCATGAAGAAACTGTCAGAAAATTGGACAAACTACATCTGTATGATAATCTTCGAGCCAACAAATCCCTCGCTGCATGGGGAGTTGAAGGGCGTGTCCCATTCCTTGATAAGGAGTTTATGGATATAGCAATGAGGATCAATCCAGAAGATAAACTTCCCGGAAATGGAAGGATTGAAAAATGGGTCTTAAGAAAAGCATTTGAAGATATGTTGCCTGAAAGTATCGCGTGGAGACAAAAAGAGCAATTCAGTGATGGTGTTGGGTACAATTGGATAGATACACTCAAGGACTTAGTACAGAAAAGTGTCACTGACGAACAATTGGCCACAGCTGCATTTAAGTTCCCTGACCAAACCCCTTCATCAAAAGAAGAGTATTACTACAGAAGTATATTTGAGTCTCATTTTCCATCCAGATCCGCCGCTTTATGTGTACCTTCAGTTCCATCTGTGGCATGCAGTTCTCCGGTCGCATTGGAGTGGGATGCAGCTTTCAAAAACATGAACGATCCTTCAGGACGGGCCGTAAAAGATGTGCACACTATGACATAA
- a CDS encoding SpoIIE family protein phosphatase — protein MNRELVILEKLEKELSLKQLQIKSLLTITQAINDNVSADGLFNMYKSFLSWEMGIEKMALFVIEDQGWECTTSINFNRKGKEEIIALLLHHKRLYTIKKDEHIQLQGFDIVIPVFHKEVPIAYSIIGGIKDKEDLYNKIQFITTITNIIAVAIENKRLFKKQLEQERYRREMELASQVQQMLIPEHLPVEKAFAFSKIYKPHFNIGGDYLDFIRFDKDRFAFCIADISGKGVAAALLMANFQATIQSLIFQYRDLETFVFALNQSVYRITKSERYITFFVAEIDLKKKTLKYVNAGHYPPLLKMNGELTRLNKGCTFIGAFEKLKNIKEEMIELQPDAMIVSFTDGLTDLKNQKEEFFSDIILENFLDKHHKLDPESFNKKLLSEINRFRGEMDITDDIAVLTCKIY, from the coding sequence ATGAATCGTGAATTGGTGATACTGGAAAAATTGGAAAAGGAACTGAGTCTTAAGCAGCTTCAGATAAAATCATTATTGACTATCACTCAGGCTATCAATGATAATGTATCTGCAGATGGTTTGTTCAATATGTACAAGTCTTTTTTGAGCTGGGAGATGGGGATAGAAAAAATGGCTCTTTTTGTCATTGAAGATCAGGGGTGGGAGTGCACGACATCCATCAACTTTAACAGAAAGGGTAAAGAAGAAATCATTGCTCTTTTGCTGCATCACAAACGATTGTATACCATCAAAAAAGATGAGCACATCCAATTGCAAGGTTTTGATATTGTCATCCCTGTTTTTCACAAGGAGGTTCCTATAGCATACTCCATCATCGGCGGTATCAAGGACAAGGAAGATCTGTATAACAAAATACAGTTTATCACTACGATTACCAATATCATAGCAGTAGCTATCGAAAACAAGAGACTTTTCAAAAAACAACTCGAACAGGAGAGGTACCGCAGAGAGATGGAGTTGGCTTCACAAGTGCAGCAAATGCTCATTCCTGAACACCTACCGGTAGAAAAAGCATTTGCCTTTTCAAAAATTTATAAGCCTCACTTCAACATTGGTGGTGATTATCTGGACTTCATCAGGTTTGATAAAGACAGATTTGCGTTTTGTATTGCAGACATATCCGGCAAGGGTGTCGCAGCTGCATTATTGATGGCTAATTTTCAGGCAACAATCCAATCATTAATTTTCCAATACCGGGATTTGGAGACTTTTGTCTTTGCTTTGAATCAGTCTGTCTATAGAATTACCAAAAGTGAGAGATATATCACGTTCTTTGTGGCAGAAATAGATCTAAAAAAGAAAACATTGAAATATGTGAATGCAGGGCACTATCCACCTTTACTCAAGATGAACGGAGAATTGACCAGGCTCAATAAGGGATGCACGTTTATTGGTGCTTTTGAAAAACTCAAAAATATCAAAGAAGAAATGATAGAGTTGCAACCAGATGCCATGATTGTATCGTTTACAGATGGATTGACAGATCTTAAGAACCAGAAAGAAGAATTTTTTAGTGATATTATTTTGGAAAATTTTTTAGACAAACACCATAAATTAGATCCCGAATCCTTCAATAAGAAACTTTTATCCGAAATAAATCGTTTCAGAGGAGAAATGGATATTACTGATGATATCGCTGTATTGACTTGTAAAATTTATTGA
- a CDS encoding NINE protein: MAPKNKLTAALLAFFTGFMGGHKLYLGKTGGFIGFMILLIVSINIGIPISLIAGVMEGIKLLNMPDQEFDRRFNRGYIPVGRGPLEARREAQMEKYEQMAPSKSRPTSQNNPVTSLRANPYKNSGIKKYKDFDLEDAILDFRKGLEIAPNDVSLHFNIACAYSLTEKKSLAYHHLSKAVQYGLKDVERILSHDDLAYVRIQPEFESFRSGGFRANPFKTEAGEFHKDKEPVHVEAEEMDDKLLSQINKLSELRKKGILSEEEFIFERKKILRH, translated from the coding sequence ATGGCACCAAAAAATAAGCTCACCGCAGCTTTGCTGGCATTTTTTACAGGCTTTATGGGTGGACATAAGCTGTATTTGGGCAAAACAGGTGGTTTTATTGGTTTTATGATACTCCTTATAGTTTCTATCAATATTGGAATTCCTATCTCTTTGATAGCTGGAGTGATGGAAGGTATCAAATTATTGAATATGCCGGATCAGGAGTTTGACAGAAGATTCAATAGGGGTTATATTCCTGTGGGACGTGGTCCTTTGGAAGCACGCCGTGAAGCACAGATGGAAAAGTACGAACAGATGGCTCCATCCAAAAGCAGACCAACAAGCCAGAATAATCCTGTCACCTCACTTAGGGCAAATCCTTATAAAAACAGCGGTATCAAAAAATATAAAGATTTTGATCTCGAAGATGCCATTTTAGATTTTAGAAAAGGACTGGAGATAGCTCCCAATGATGTAAGCCTGCATTTTAATATAGCTTGTGCCTACTCACTTACTGAAAAGAAGTCTCTGGCATATCATCACCTTAGTAAGGCTGTGCAATACGGATTGAAAGATGTAGAGCGTATACTTAGTCATGACGATCTCGCGTATGTACGCATACAACCCGAATTCGAATCATTCAGGAGTGGTGGGTTCAGAGCAAACCCTTTCAAAACTGAAGCTGGGGAATTTCATAAAGATAAAGAACCCGTTCATGTGGAGGCCGAAGAAATGGATGATAAATTACTCTCTCAGATAAATAAACTTTCGGAACTGAGAAAAAAAGGTATTTTGTCAGAAGAAGAGTTTATATTTGAGCGTAAAAAAATCTTAAGACACTAA
- a CDS encoding CBS domain-containing protein: protein MVAKELISQTMFPLQTSDTGEEALQQMQVYHVRHLPIVNHEQLLGVLSEDDILIHNVKESIGSYRLSYLRPYAFDNEHLFEVMTKMGRFQLTMIPVIDNDENFLGVITMEDLLQYFATHFSFSDPGSIIVLESSKGNYSLSQIARIAESEDITILSSFVNNIAGTNQLVVTLKLNRQDVSGFKSTLERFGYDVAASFSELEYHDGLKDRYDALMSYLNV from the coding sequence TTGGTAGCTAAAGAACTCATATCTCAGACCATGTTTCCATTGCAGACTTCTGATACAGGCGAAGAAGCCCTTCAGCAGATGCAGGTGTATCATGTTCGCCATTTGCCTATAGTCAATCATGAACAACTGTTGGGTGTACTTTCTGAAGATGACATACTCATACATAATGTCAAAGAAAGTATCGGCTCCTATAGGTTGTCTTATCTCAGACCTTACGCATTTGACAATGAGCATCTTTTTGAAGTGATGACAAAGATGGGAAGGTTTCAACTTACGATGATCCCGGTCATAGACAATGATGAAAACTTCCTTGGTGTAATCACGATGGAAGATTTGTTGCAGTATTTCGCTACACATTTTTCATTTTCTGATCCAGGTAGTATTATCGTACTGGAATCTTCAAAAGGAAATTACTCTCTGTCTCAGATAGCAAGAATTGCAGAATCTGAAGATATCACCATACTGAGCAGCTTTGTAAATAATATTGCGGGCACCAATCAACTTGTTGTCACGCTCAAACTCAACAGGCAGGATGTCTCAGGATTTAAATCTACTCTTGAGAGATTCGGATATGATGTGGCGGCTTCTTTTTCTGAACTGGAGTATCATGATGGTCTCAAAGACAGGTACGATGCTCTGATGTCATATCTCAATGTCTGA
- a CDS encoding carboxypeptidase-like regulatory domain-containing protein, translating into MRHLFLLLQFGLVTHFGFSQNFITSKVLDSKSREPLVYCHIINIRTQFLYITNTEGAFRINDPNMNDSLRITYLGYKDKTISVSRILKNEIILLEPDGLLLNEVTIKVNDKTLLDLVFKAGQRLRKAEAFASKAYLELYSEDEGDHLELLQMYYNIKCKGAHISDFRLKAGKIALTNNMEKMFVNLGSTFALTLLNPAKENDFYPKTPFELSRNRLGKQFYLRAISGTDANNGIIHLEFEPMKMKDSLHLFSGEMWIRKADFQVMKLKIVSNRVESHPFYPIRITDSIEKVAVEMNYHFHDVQDRSRLTLLTFDYTFDYVSFNQESSANTLRKIQTDGLIHMYDDNELFILPFFEYDPLHNDYRKVSLLPYNNTFWMKNQALPSTELQKKRYKLFSENGITLNFDEINSLKTKNKHPMEALYDFNNIFWDKSAVVQPSYLLQTTRSSELFVQLYLDINKYNDTFHILSKTILDVFKSHYNLVDIIGDQFIYLNNYFDSSKNILDVFKSQYNIVNKIQNHFIYLNIYFDLAEIVRRKMHNELVNAKDLREVDEIYINSKVQLKKLLNDYTLDVESGKKFNNLKKWNDQVVKELQRDHIRNFKARLPIIN; encoded by the coding sequence ATGAGGCATTTATTTCTCTTATTACAATTTGGATTGGTGACCCATTTTGGGTTTTCCCAAAATTTTATTACTTCAAAAGTATTAGACAGTAAGTCACGGGAACCACTGGTATATTGTCATATCATAAATATAAGAACTCAATTTTTATATATTACAAATACCGAAGGGGCATTCAGAATCAACGATCCCAATATGAATGACAGTCTGAGGATTACATATTTGGGGTACAAAGACAAGACAATATCTGTATCCCGAATTTTGAAAAATGAAATTATTTTGTTGGAGCCTGATGGACTTCTGCTGAATGAAGTGACAATCAAAGTAAATGATAAAACGCTTTTGGATTTGGTTTTTAAAGCTGGCCAAAGACTCAGAAAAGCTGAAGCTTTTGCTTCTAAAGCATATCTGGAGTTATACAGTGAAGATGAAGGCGATCATTTGGAATTGCTGCAGATGTACTACAATATAAAATGTAAAGGAGCACATATTTCTGACTTTAGATTAAAAGCCGGTAAAATTGCTTTGACTAACAATATGGAAAAAATGTTTGTCAATCTTGGGTCTACTTTTGCGCTTACATTACTCAATCCTGCGAAAGAAAACGATTTTTACCCTAAAACTCCCTTTGAATTAAGCAGAAATCGGCTTGGGAAACAATTCTATTTAAGGGCCATTTCAGGGACAGATGCAAATAATGGCATCATTCATCTGGAATTTGAGCCAATGAAAATGAAGGATTCTCTACATCTGTTCAGTGGCGAAATGTGGATAAGAAAAGCAGACTTTCAAGTCATGAAACTTAAGATTGTTTCTAACCGGGTAGAATCACATCCTTTCTATCCTATAAGAATTACAGATTCTATAGAAAAAGTGGCTGTTGAGATGAACTATCACTTTCATGATGTGCAAGACCGGTCAAGACTCACTCTTTTAACTTTTGATTATACTTTTGATTATGTGAGTTTCAATCAAGAGAGTTCGGCCAACACCCTTCGCAAAATTCAGACTGATGGGCTGATTCATATGTATGATGACAATGAATTGTTTATCTTACCTTTTTTTGAATATGATCCTTTGCATAATGATTACAGAAAAGTATCATTGTTGCCTTACAATAATACTTTTTGGATGAAAAATCAGGCATTGCCTTCTACGGAATTGCAAAAAAAAAGGTACAAACTATTTTCTGAGAATGGCATAACACTCAATTTTGATGAAATCAATTCATTAAAAACCAAAAATAAACATCCGATGGAGGCATTATATGACTTTAATAATATCTTTTGGGATAAAAGTGCTGTTGTTCAACCATCATATCTTTTACAAACTACAAGAAGTTCTGAATTATTTGTCCAACTTTACTTGGATATTAATAAGTATAACGACACTTTTCATATCTTATCCAAAACGATTCTCGATGTTTTCAAATCTCATTACAATCTTGTTGATATCATTGGAGACCAATTTATCTATCTAAATAATTATTTTGATTCATCCAAAAATATTCTCGATGTTTTCAAATCCCAATACAATATTGTCAATAAAATCCAAAATCATTTTATCTACCTAAATATTTATTTTGATTTAGCGGAGATAGTCAGACGCAAAATGCATAATGAGCTGGTAAACGCAAAAGATCTGCGGGAAGTTGATGAAATCTATATTAATTCCAAAGTTCAACTGAAAAAACTTTTGAATGATTACACCTTAGATGTTGAATCTGGTAAAAAATTTAATAATTTAAAAAAATGGAATGATCAGGTAGTTAAAGAGCTCCAACGTGACCATATCCGTAATTTTAAGGCAAGATTGCCCATAATAAATTAG
- a CDS encoding CocE/NonD family hydrolase has protein sequence MYKKIVVLVIGIILMVDALDAQTTNGQDSAWIRNNYTKKEMMVPMRDGVKLFTSVYIPKDNSEPHPILMNRTPYSCSPYGESEFRAFWDNHWKQYMRRNYIIVIQDVRGRWMSEGQFVDVRPYIENKKPHETDEASDTYDAIEWLIKNLPDNNGKVGVLGISYPGFYATMAALSGHPALVAASPQAPVTDWYMGDDFHHNGAFFMMDGFSFYSSFGKPRPKPTTKGSPGFSFPTRDSYKFYLEAGTTKNLAKMIGDSIRFWHELYKHPDLDDWWKARNVRNFVQNIPAHTATLVVGGLFDAEDCYGAWRTYESIEKKSKNNNRIIMGPWSHGQWSRGEGNQLGNIRFDSNTSWFYQNEVEVPFFIHHLEGKAKIDRLPEASIFFTGENKWRLLPEWPLKNVKMTPLYMHEKEKLRWSAPTTKNSFSEYISDPAKPVPYTEDVHFRRTNAYMTDDQRFASRRPDVLTFQTDILNEDMTLGGTVIADLFTSVTSTDADYIVKIIDVFPSDFRYSDVRFDSGRNGDDSYPMGDYQMLVRGEVMRGKYRNSFEKPVPFVPNKVEKVRFELPDVAHTFKKGHRIMVQVQSTWFPLVDRNPQKFINIYEAEESDYQKAMIKIWHDNTNTSGVILPVIK, from the coding sequence ATGTATAAAAAAATTGTTGTTCTGGTCATTGGTATCATTTTAATGGTAGATGCATTAGATGCTCAAACCACCAATGGGCAGGATTCTGCCTGGATAAGAAACAACTACACCAAAAAAGAAATGATGGTGCCCATGAGAGACGGTGTGAAATTATTTACTTCTGTGTACATTCCCAAGGACAATAGTGAACCACATCCTATTCTGATGAATCGTACACCATATTCATGCTCTCCGTATGGAGAAAGCGAATTCAGGGCATTTTGGGACAATCACTGGAAACAGTATATGAGACGCAATTATATCATAGTGATTCAGGATGTGAGGGGCAGGTGGATGAGTGAAGGCCAGTTTGTAGATGTCAGGCCATACATTGAAAATAAAAAACCTCATGAAACAGACGAAGCTTCTGATACCTATGATGCTATCGAATGGCTGATAAAAAATTTGCCCGATAACAATGGAAAAGTTGGTGTTCTTGGTATTTCTTACCCTGGATTTTATGCCACAATGGCTGCTTTGAGTGGCCATCCTGCACTTGTAGCAGCTAGCCCGCAGGCTCCTGTTACAGATTGGTATATGGGTGACGATTTTCATCACAACGGGGCATTTTTTATGATGGATGGATTTTCATTCTACTCTTCATTTGGAAAACCAAGACCAAAACCAACCACCAAGGGATCACCAGGATTTTCATTTCCAACCAGAGATTCATACAAGTTTTATCTCGAAGCCGGGACTACAAAAAATCTGGCTAAAATGATTGGGGATAGTATTCGTTTTTGGCATGAACTGTACAAACATCCTGACCTTGATGATTGGTGGAAAGCCCGCAATGTCAGGAACTTTGTGCAAAACATACCCGCTCATACGGCTACACTTGTAGTGGGTGGATTGTTTGACGCTGAAGATTGTTACGGGGCATGGCGAACTTACGAATCAATAGAAAAAAAATCAAAAAATAATAACAGGATCATCATGGGTCCATGGAGTCATGGTCAATGGAGTAGGGGAGAGGGCAATCAATTGGGCAACATCCGATTTGACAGTAATACTTCATGGTTTTATCAAAATGAGGTAGAAGTACCATTTTTCATTCACCACCTTGAAGGAAAAGCAAAAATAGACCGACTGCCGGAAGCAAGTATTTTTTTCACAGGTGAAAACAAATGGAGACTTCTCCCTGAATGGCCACTAAAAAATGTCAAAATGACACCACTATATATGCACGAAAAAGAAAAACTTCGATGGTCAGCACCTACGACCAAGAACAGTTTTTCTGAGTATATCAGTGATCCTGCCAAACCAGTGCCATATACAGAAGATGTACACTTCAGAAGGACAAATGCTTATATGACTGATGACCAGAGATTTGCTTCCAGACGACCCGATGTACTTACATTTCAGACTGATATACTCAACGAAGATATGACACTGGGTGGAACCGTAATAGCTGATTTATTTACGAGTGTGACAAGTACTGATGCTGATTATATTGTAAAAATAATAGATGTATTTCCGAGTGATTTTCGGTACTCAGATGTTAGATTTGATTCAGGGAGGAATGGTGATGACAGTTACCCGATGGGTGATTATCAGATGCTGGTAAGAGGTGAAGTGATGCGTGGCAAATATCGGAATAGTTTTGAAAAGCCAGTGCCTTTTGTGCCAAATAAAGTGGAAAAAGTAAGGTTTGAGTTGCCTGATGTCGCACATACTTTTAAAAAAGGTCATCGCATCATGGTACAAGTACAAAGTACCTGGTTTCCGTTGGTGGACAGAAATCCTCAAAAGTTTATCAATATTTATGAAGCGGAAGAGAGTGACTATCAAAAAGCCATGATAAAAATTTGGCATGACAATACTAACACTTCAGGAGTTATCCTTCCAGTAATCAAATGA
- a CDS encoding glycogen synthase — translation MTKKSIKKVMPEKENDIKISKSKAGSSKPSAKKSKIQHQTPQEMFESYTSEEELILHPSHTDTLNVMFASAECFPMAKVGGLADVVGSLPKYLGKAGVKTSVVIPAYEMPWYEGKLYRIVHQGHFHLGMEHLYFEVRYFIDDILGFPFYNIHIPSKFDRYGVYSDQDGNFFGDEVARNIAFQRAFLTWLRDGNVAVDIVHCHDHHTGLIPFMMKHAYEFKSLSQIPTVFTIHNERYQGAFGWSKQNLLPQFDSWKTGLLEWNGVINPLSSAVRCAYRVTTVSPNYMNELMYNSFGLEHLFKSEYWKCSGILNGIDNEVWDPATDPMIEHHFKGNEIQFKAENKKVLCSIAGFDPSLPLYAFIGRLVLEKGAEFIAGIIDTWLSRHRNVNFIVLGTGDKSIESAISTATKRHPSNVACMLKYNEAMSHKIYAGADFLLMPSRVEPCGLNQMFSMRYGTLPIVRTTGGLKDSVRDISESGGVGIRFDHMDFEQMLHAVGRAFDLYHNTEFKNHCVKQAMALDFSWDASANRYKDIYKSIV, via the coding sequence ATGACAAAGAAATCCATTAAAAAAGTAATGCCTGAAAAGGAAAATGACATCAAAATCAGTAAATCAAAAGCAGGGTCATCAAAACCTTCAGCTAAAAAATCTAAGATTCAACATCAGACACCTCAAGAAATGTTTGAATCTTATACTTCAGAAGAGGAACTGATATTACATCCATCACATACTGATACTTTGAATGTGATGTTTGCCAGTGCCGAGTGTTTTCCTATGGCCAAGGTAGGCGGACTGGCAGATGTTGTCGGATCGCTACCGAAATATCTGGGGAAAGCCGGAGTAAAAACAAGTGTCGTAATACCGGCATATGAGATGCCATGGTACGAAGGTAAATTATACCGAATAGTGCACCAGGGACATTTTCATCTTGGGATGGAACATCTTTACTTTGAAGTCAGATATTTTATAGATGATATTTTGGGATTCCCATTTTATAATATTCACATTCCATCCAAATTTGACAGATATGGCGTTTATTCTGATCAGGACGGTAATTTTTTCGGAGATGAGGTGGCAAGAAATATTGCGTTTCAACGTGCATTTTTGACATGGCTCCGAGATGGAAATGTTGCCGTTGATATCGTCCATTGTCATGATCATCATACCGGATTGATCCCTTTTATGATGAAACATGCCTATGAATTCAAGTCATTATCACAAATACCTACTGTCTTTACCATTCACAATGAAAGGTATCAGGGAGCATTTGGTTGGAGCAAACAAAATCTTTTGCCACAGTTTGACAGCTGGAAAACTGGTCTTTTGGAGTGGAACGGCGTGATCAATCCTCTAAGCTCTGCTGTAAGATGTGCTTATAGAGTGACTACCGTATCACCCAATTATATGAACGAATTGATGTATAATTCCTTTGGTCTGGAACATTTATTCAAATCTGAATACTGGAAGTGCAGTGGTATCCTCAATGGTATCGATAACGAAGTATGGGATCCTGCCACTGACCCTATGATTGAACATCATTTTAAGGGTAATGAGATACAGTTCAAAGCTGAAAACAAGAAGGTACTTTGTTCCATCGCAGGATTTGACCCATCCTTGCCGCTATATGCTTTTATCGGGAGGTTGGTTCTTGAAAAAGGTGCTGAGTTTATAGCAGGCATTATTGATACATGGCTTTCAAGACACAGGAATGTCAACTTTATTGTCCTTGGTACCGGTGACAAAAGTATAGAATCTGCTATCTCGACTGCAACTAAAAGGCATCCTTCCAATGTGGCCTGCATGCTCAAGTATAACGAAGCCATGTCTCACAAGATTTATGCCGGCGCAGACTTTTTGCTTATGCCATCGAGAGTAGAGCCTTGTGGTCTCAATCAGATGTTTTCAATGCGGTATGGTACATTGCCTATAGTGAGAACTACAGGTGGCCTTAAAGATAGTGTCAGAGATATATCAGAATCAGGAGGTGTGGGTATCAGGTTTGATCATATGGATTTTGAGCAGATGTTGCATGCTGTGGGCAGAGCTTTTGATCTCTATCACAATACCGAGTTTAAAAATCATTGTGTAAAACAAGCCATGGCTTTGGACTTCTCATGGGATGCATCTGCCAATAGGTACAAAGATATATACAAGAGTATTGTTTAG
- a CDS encoding RNA polymerase sigma factor, with amino-acid sequence MKVVDINQDLFSIIDLSVRHDRVAQKQLFNRFSPRLLSICRQYIPDMYQAEDVMIATFMKIFSKLYTFERKGNFEAWIRRIAVNESISFIRSNKPVPYGEEILNELSDTHQPADLLYQDDYQNMIDSLPEGCKIVFNLYAIEGFRHLEIAEMLQISEGTSKSQLAYARRLLQNMINQENKTYNG; translated from the coding sequence GTGAAGGTTGTAGACATCAATCAGGATTTGTTCAGTATCATTGATTTATCTGTCAGACACGATCGAGTGGCCCAAAAACAACTTTTTAATAGATTTTCACCAAGATTGCTCAGTATTTGCCGGCAATATATACCCGATATGTATCAGGCTGAAGATGTGATGATTGCAACATTTATGAAAATTTTTTCAAAACTTTACACTTTCGAAAGAAAAGGAAACTTTGAAGCATGGATAAGAAGAATTGCGGTAAATGAAAGCATATCGTTTATCAGGTCCAATAAACCAGTCCCATATGGTGAAGAAATTTTAAATGAACTCTCAGATACTCATCAACCGGCAGACTTATTGTATCAGGATGACTACCAAAATATGATAGACAGCCTACCTGAAGGGTGCAAAATTGTATTTAATCTTTATGCTATAGAAGGATTCAGGCATCTGGAGATTGCTGAAATGTTGCAAATATCAGAAGGAACATCTAAATCTCAATTGGCCTATGCCAGAAGACTTTTACAAAATATGATCAACCAGGAAAATAAAACTTATAATGGATAA
- a CDS encoding NUDIX domain-containing protein gives MEGLKRAAVFCILHCEDSFLLLKRGKNPNKSKFVPPGGKIESYESPYDAMLREVKEETGLDLTEVKFCGVLSETSPTSYNWISFIYTATIPRVEKIVCDEGEFYWIPKSEVLNTDIPTADKYIYQFVANQQAFFLNAIYDKNLIMTEISDELSGDILFKNEGLSTGVLVSVE, from the coding sequence ATGGAAGGATTGAAAAGAGCGGCGGTCTTTTGCATACTACATTGCGAAGATTCATTTCTATTATTAAAAAGAGGTAAAAACCCAAATAAAAGTAAGTTTGTGCCACCAGGTGGAAAAATAGAATCATATGAATCCCCATATGATGCGATGTTGAGAGAAGTTAAAGAAGAGACCGGACTGGATTTAACTGAAGTAAAATTTTGTGGTGTGCTATCAGAAACATCTCCTACTTCATACAACTGGATAAGCTTCATTTACACAGCTACTATCCCAAGAGTAGAAAAAATTGTTTGTGATGAAGGGGAATTTTACTGGATACCAAAATCCGAAGTACTAAATACAGACATTCCAACTGCAGATAAATATATCTATCAGTTTGTGGCAAATCAACAAGCATTTTTCTTAAACGCCATTTATGACAAAAACCTAATCATGACAGAGATATCTGATGAATTGTCGGGTGATATCCTTTTTAAAAATGAAGGCTTGTCAACTGGTGTCTTAGTAAGTGTTGAATGA